From Plasmodium vivax scf_3980 genomic scaffold, whole genome shotgun sequence, the proteins below share one genomic window:
- a CDS encoding variable surface protein Vir30, putative (encoded by transcript PVX_145260A), whose translation MIFHIHIMIKAKWTAINYIESSNKLESNTTELDAQDNCTTFSNAYTSSNFDTGKKVCELFIKLYNSLSNVENGNKPDDTKDWHFLNYWLNINISKRKLNKSTCATKFSDGLSHHCTYTFSYEFPPEFIYNIREEELIKMNLLYSLYENYKKLDNILNGQKPVNAGSLLGPSAKCCSDYAEANYLCNDKNNEFCTQLKKFKEKYDGLYNTEIEGKPEYTNNFIKLSQCDNNTMSKALIGTTVGLVPLLVGLYKFTPLRQLMNFKKGKLAEQYRNNDDEMRDIMLMDQGSEHISSQQGRYNIKYHSV comes from the exons GctattaattatattgaaAGTTCGAATAAACTTGAGAGTAATACTACCGAACTTGACGCACAAGATAATTGTACTACTTTTTCTAATGCATATACTAGTAGTAATTTTGACACAGGAAAAAAGGTATGTGAACTATTCATAAAACTATATAACTCATTATCCAATGTtgaaaatggaaacaaaCCAGACGATACAAAGGattggcattttttaaattactggttaaatattaatataagtaAAAGAAAACTTAATAAATCTACTTGTGCTACAAAGTTTTCCGATGGTTTGAGCCATCATTGTACGTATACCTTTTCATATGAATTTCCGCcagaatttatatataatattaggGAAGAAGAGTTGATAAAAATGAACCTTTTATATAGTTTATATGAGAACTATAAAAAACTTGATAATATTCTAAATGGTCAGAAACCGGTTAATGCGGGTTCACTATTAGGGCCCTCTGCTAAATGTTGCAGTGATTATGCAGAAGCTAATTACCTgtgtaatgataaaaataatgaattttGTACAcaactaaaaaaatttaaagaaaaatatgatggACTTTATAATACAGAGATCGAAGGAAAACCTGAATATacgaataattttataaaattgtcaCAATGCGATAATAATACTATGTCAAAAGCACTTATAGGAACAACGGTTGGATTAGTTCCCTTATTGGTGGggttatataag tTTACCCCACTTAGACAACTgatgaattttaaaaaaggaaaattagcTGAACAGTATAGAAATAATGATGACGAAATGAGAGATATAATGTTAATGGATCAGGGAAGTGAACATATAAGTTCTCAGCAAGGGagatataatattaaatatcatTCTGtataa